A single region of the Tachyglossus aculeatus isolate mTacAcu1 chromosome X1, mTacAcu1.pri, whole genome shotgun sequence genome encodes:
- the CMPK2 gene encoding UMP-CMP kinase 2, mitochondrial: MLRRPPAAGTEPAAGTATQPPGTATQPAHLEEEEEREANGEAEVAALLGTAVFPSRRAAQRGLRQCLPLIPEAEAVLDLVDRCPEAGQKGRFPVIVIEGLDATGKTTVTQSVSEALNAVLLKTPPPCMDKWRKVFDKEPTIIKRAFYSLGNYIVASEIARASTHSPVIIDRYWHSTAAFAIATEVSGGLQNLPPAHHDVYQWPRDLLKPDLVLLLTLTPEERVRRIQGRGIEKTEEEMELEANALFRQKVEMSYQRMEHPGCQIVDASPSREKVLENVLHLIKGHYESM, from the exons ATGCTAAGGAGGCCCCCGGCCGCGGGCACCGAGCCGGCGGCGGGCACCGCCACCCAGCCGCCGGGCACCGCCACCCAGCCGGCGCACTTGG aggaggaggaggagcgggaggccaACGGGGAGGCCGAGGTGGCGGCCCTGCTGGGCACCGCCGTGTTCCCCAGCCGCCGGGCCGCCCAGCGAGGCCTGCGCCAG TGCCTGCCATTAATCCCAGAAGCCGAGGCCGTCCTGGACCTGGTGGACCGCTGCCCGGAGGCTGGCCAGAAGGGCCGTTTTCCTGTCATAGTTATCGAAGGACTGGATGCCACAG GCAAAACAACAGTCACTCAGTCTGTTTCGGAGGCACTGAACGCAGTTCTCTTGAAGACACCGCCGCCTTGTATGGACAAGTGGAGGAAGGTCTTCGACAAGGAACCGACGATCATCAAAAGAGCGTTTTATTCTCTGGGCAACTATATTGTGGCTTCCGAAATAGCTAGAGCTTCCACACACTCTCCTGTGATTATAGACAG GTACTGGCACAGCACAGCTGCGTTCGCCATAGCCACCGAGGTCAGCGGAGGACTCCAGAACCTTCCCCCGGCTCACCATGACGTGTACCAGTGGCCGCGGGACTTGCTGAAGCCCGATCTCGTGCTGTTGCTTACGTTGACTCCCGAGGAGAGGGTTCGGCGAATCCAGGGGCGAGGAATAGAAAagacagaggaagaaatggagCTGGAGGCCAACGCCTTGTTCCGCCAAAA GGTGGAAATGTCTTACCAGAGGATGGAACACCCTGGATGCCAGATAGTCGATGCCAGCCCCTCCAGGGAAAAAGTTCTGGAAAACGTTCTACACTTAATTAAGGGCCACTATGAGTCAATGTAG